The genomic stretch CCTCCCATCCCGCGTGATCAGTGCAATGGAGCTCATCGGCCCCCAGGAACCCGCCGCGTACGGCTTGGGTGCATCACCGGATTTTTTCCACCCGGCGATCAACTGGTCACACCATTTCCACGCGGCTTCGATTTCATCTTTACGGACAAACAGGTTCTGATTGCCGCGCATCACTTCCAACAGCAACCGCTCGTAGGCATCGGGAATCCGCGTACTACGGTAGGTGTCGGAAAAATTCAGTTGCAGTGGCCCGCTGCGCAGTTGCATGCCCTTGTCCAGCCCCTGCTCCTTGGTCATCACGCGCAAGGAAATGCCTTCATCCGGTTGCAGGCGGATGATCAGTTTGTTGCTGATCTGCAAACGCTGCTCAGGGGCGAAGATATAGTGGGACGGTTCCTTGAAGTGGATCACGATCTGCGACAGCTTTTGCGGCATGCGCTTGCCGGTACGCAGGTAGAACGGCACCCCGGCCCAGCGCCAGTTACGGATATCGGCCCGCAAGGCGACGAAGGTTTCAGTGTCGCTCTGGGTGTTGGAATTTTCTTCTTCCAGATAACCCGGCACCGGCTTGCCGGCGCTGTAGCCGGCAATGTACTGGCCGCGCACGACCTGGGTGGTCAGGCCTTCCGGGCTGATCGGCGCCAGGGCCTTGAGCACCTTGACCTTCTCATCGCGGATGCTGTCGGCGGACAAGTCGGCCGGGGGGTCCATGGCGATCAGGCACAGCAGCTGCAGCAGGTGGTTCTGGATCATGTCCCGCAGTTGCCCGGCCTTGTCGAAGTAACCCCAGCGGCCTTCGATACCCACCTGCTCGGCCACGGTGATTTCCACGTGGGAGATGTAGTGCTGGTTCCACTGGGTTTCAAACAGGCTGTTGGCAAAACGCAGGGCGATCAGGTTCTGGACCGTCTCTTTGCCCAGGTAGTGGTCGATGCGATAGGTGCGGTTTTCCGGGAAAAACTGCGCCACGGCATCATTGACCTTGCGTGAAGACTCAAGGTCCGAACCGATGGGTTTTTCCAGGACCACCCGGGTGTTTTCCGCCAGGCCGACCTTGGACAGGTTCTCGCAGATCGCGCCATATACCGCTGCCGGGGTGGCGAAGTAGGCGATCAGGCGTTGTTCGGTGCCGGCCTTGGCGGCCAGGGCCACGTAGTCGTCGGCATTCATGAAATCGACGTGCACATAGGCCAGGCGCGCCAGAAAACGCGCGGCCACGGTCTCATCCAGTTCCTGGCCGACATACTTGCGCAATGCGTGCTCGATGTGGTCCAGGTGCTGCTGCTCGGAACCGGCTTCACGGGCCAGGGCCAGGATGCGGGTGTCGGCGTGCAGGAGCCCGGCGCCATCGAGTTGATAAAGGGCTGGAAATAACTTGCGCAGCGCCAGATCACCCAAGGCGCCAAACAGGGCAAAGGTGCAGGGTTCCACGGTTATCGAAGGCATGATGTTTGTTCTTTTATCAAGTTAAGCTACAAATACCTTTTTTCAAGGCATCACTCAAGGAAAAATGTAGTAATAACCACAACATTTTCCCAAAATACGCATTGCGAGTGGTGGTGTTCAACTACCCTCAGTAGGATAGGCCACCGCCAAGGG from Pseudomonas fluorescens encodes the following:
- the zwf gene encoding glucose-6-phosphate dehydrogenase: MPSITVEPCTFALFGALGDLALRKLFPALYQLDGAGLLHADTRILALAREAGSEQQHLDHIEHALRKYVGQELDETVAARFLARLAYVHVDFMNADDYVALAAKAGTEQRLIAYFATPAAVYGAICENLSKVGLAENTRVVLEKPIGSDLESSRKVNDAVAQFFPENRTYRIDHYLGKETVQNLIALRFANSLFETQWNQHYISHVEITVAEQVGIEGRWGYFDKAGQLRDMIQNHLLQLLCLIAMDPPADLSADSIRDEKVKVLKALAPISPEGLTTQVVRGQYIAGYSAGKPVPGYLEEENSNTQSDTETFVALRADIRNWRWAGVPFYLRTGKRMPQKLSQIVIHFKEPSHYIFAPEQRLQISNKLIIRLQPDEGISLRVMTKEQGLDKGMQLRSGPLQLNFSDTYRSTRIPDAYERLLLEVMRGNQNLFVRKDEIEAAWKWCDQLIAGWKKSGDAPKPYAAGSWGPMSSIALITRDGRSWYGDI